One window of the Lacerta agilis isolate rLacAgi1 chromosome 17, rLacAgi1.pri, whole genome shotgun sequence genome contains the following:
- the UNC119B gene encoding protein unc-119 homolog B, with the protein MSGSKPRVASGAGGALSRLRGRRGSGDASPAVVAPLRAAVLPRTEAELLALDAVRPEHVLGLSRVTENYLCRPEDNFYNIDFTKFKIRDLETGTVLFEIAKPSALEQEDDDGDAGEVDASAGRFVRYQFTPAFLRLRTVGATVEFTVGDKPVSNFRMIERHYFRDRLLKNFDFDFGFCIPSSRNTCEHIYEFPQLSEDLIRLMVENPYETRSDSFYFVDNKLIMHNKADYAYNGGQ; encoded by the exons ATGAGCGGCTCGAAGCCCAGGGTGGCGTCGGGGGCCGGCGGGGCGCTGAGCCGCTTGCGAGGCCGGAGAGGCTCCGGAGACGCGTCGCCCGCGGTCGTGGCTCCGCTGAGGGCCGCCGTGTTGCCCCGCACCGAAGCGGAGCTGCTGGCGCTGGACGCGGTCCGGCCCGAGCACGTCCTGGGGCTCAGCCGCGTCACTGAGA ACTATCTCTGCCGACCAGAGGACAACTTTTACAATATTGATTTCACCAAGTTCAAGATCAGGGACCTGGAGACAGGGACGGTGCTATTTGAAATTGCCAAACCTTCAGCTTTAG AGCAAGAGGATGATGACGGCGACGCTGGGGAGGTGGACGCCAGCGCAGGGCGCTTTGTCCGCTATCAGTTCACGCCTGCCTTCCTGCGCCTCCGGACAGTTGGTGCAAC CGTGGAGTTCACAGTAGGAGACAAGCCAGTGTCAAACTTCCGTATGATCGAGAGGCATTACTTCAGAGACCGCCTTCTCAAGAATTTTGACTTTGATTTTGGCTTCTGCATCCCCAGCAGCAGGAACACTTGTGAGCACATCTACGAGTTCCCACAACTTTCAGAGGACCTCA TCCGTCTGATGGTCGAGAACCCCTACGAGACCCGCTCGGACAGCTTCTACTTTGTGGACAACAAGCTGATTATGCACAATAAGGCTGACTATGCCTACAACGGAGGGCAGTAG